The genomic segment ACCATGACCTTTGGGATATGGTGTGGCCGTGAAGTGGTGCATTACTTTGCTACCACACCTGTCCACGCATCCTCCAGGGACCCGACGATGTCGCACCCAACCTTCCTGTCCGGCCGTCGCAGCGGAATCTGCGCTGCCGCACTGCTGATCTCCACCTCCCTGCTGCTGGGCGGTTGCGCCGCAGGGCCCAATTCCGAAGCCAAGGCCGCCGAGACCAAGGAGGAGAAGAAGGTCGATGCGGTCCCGGTCGAAGTGGCGGTGGCCAGCCACCGCGCGGTCGCGGCCAGCTACACCGGCACCGCCGCACTGGAACCGCGCGCCGAATCGCAGGTGGTGGCCAAGACCTCCGGCGTGGCGTTGGCGGTGCTGGTCGAGGAAGGGCAGCGGGTGACCGCCGGCCAGCCGCTGGTGCGGCTGGACCCGGACCGCGCACGCCTGGCCGTTGCCCAGAGTGAAGCGCAGATGCGCAAGCTGGAAAACAACTACCAGCGCGCACAGAAGCTGGTTGGCCAGCAGATGGTCAGCGCCGCCGACGTCGACCAGCTGCGCTTTGACCTGGAAAACGTCCGCGCGCAGTACCGCCTGGCCACGCTGGAACTGTCCTACACCACGGTGGTGGCACCGATCTCCGGCGTCATCGCATCGCGCTCGATCAAGACCGGCAACTTCGTGCAGATCAACACGCCGATCTTCCGCATCGTCGACAACTCGCGGCTGGAAGCCACGCTCAACGTCCCCGAGCGCGAGCTGGCCACCCTGCGTGCCGGCCAGCCGGTGACGCTGGTTGCCGATGCGCTGCCGGGCCAGAGTTTCACCGGCACCGTCGATCGCATCGCACCGGTGGTCGATTCGGGCAGCGGCACGTTTCGCGTGGTCAGCGCCTTCGACGGTGCCGCGCACGCGCTGCAGCCCGGCATGTTCGGCCGCATCCGCATCGATTACGACCAGCGTGCCGATGCGCTCGTGGTGCCGCGCCTTTCGTTGCTCGACGACGGTGAGCCGGCGGTGTTCCGGGTGCGCGAAGGCAAGGTCGCACGGGTTCCGGTCAAGCTGGGTTACGCCGAGGGCCCGTGGGTGGAGATCCGTGATGGCCTGGCGGCCGGTGATCAGGTGGTCACCGCCGGCAAGGTCGCCCTGCGCGACGGCACCGCGGTGCAGGTGATCGCCGATCCGAAGGCCAAGGCGAAGACGGTCGCAGCGTCCGCCACGCCGGCAGACAAGGCCGGGAGCAAGCAATGACCGCCCCGGGCCACGACCACGGTGCCTCGCCGGCGAGCGACGGCGCCGCCGCCGGCCTGCGCGGCGGCCTGGTGGAATTCGCCACCCGCCGCCGCGTGACCATCGCCATGTGCACGGTCACCCTGCTGCTGTTCGGCCTGATCGCGCTGGGCAACCTCAAGGTCAACCTGCTGCCCGACCTGAGCTACCCGACGCTGACCGTGCGTACCGAGTACACCGGTTCGGCGCCCACCGAAATCGAAACCCTGATCACCCAGCCGGTCGAAGAAGCGGTGGGCGTGGTCAAGAACCTGCGCAAGCTGAAGTCGGTCTCGCGCACCGGCCAGAGCGACGTGGTGCTGGAGTTCGCCTGGGGCACCAACATGGACCAGGCCAGCCTGGAGGTGCGCGACAAGATGGAAGCGCTGAACCTGCCGCTTGAGGCGAAGGCGCCGGTGCTGCTGCGCTTCAACCCGTCCACCGAGCCGATCATGCGCCTGGTGCTGTCGAGCAAGACCGCGCCGGCCAGCGATGCCGATGCGATCCGCGAGCTGACCGGCCTGCGCCGTTATGCCGATGAAGACCTGAAGAAGAAGCTGGAGCCGGTCTCCGGCGTGGCCGCGGTCAAGGTCGGCGGTGGCCTGGAAGACGAGATCCAGGTCGACATCGACCAGCAGAAGCTGGCCCAGCTGAACCTGCCGATCGACACCGTCATCAAGCGCCTGAAGGACGAGAACATCAACATCTCCGGCGGCCGCCTGGAAGAAGGTTCGCAGCGTTTCCTGGTGCGCACCGTCAACCAGTTCGCCGATCTGGAAGAGATCCGCAACCTGCTGGTCACCACCCAGGGAAGCAATGGCAGCGCGGCGGATTCGGCGCTGCAGCAGATGTTCAACATCGCCGCCTCGACCGGCTCGGCGGCGGCCATCGCGGCGGCCTCGGCGGCGCAGAGCGCATCGTCCGGCGGCGGGTCCAGCGTGATCGCCAACGGGGTGCCGGTGCGCCTGAAGGACGTGGCCACCGTGCGCCAGGGCTACAAGGAGCGCGAAGCGGTGATCCGCCTGGGCGGCAAGGAATCGGTCGAGCTGGCGATCTACAAGGAAGGCGACGCCAACACCGTGTCCACCGCCGAGGCGTTGCGCAAGCGCCTGGAGCAGATCAAGGGCACGTTCCCGGCCGACGTCGAGATGACCACCATCGAGGACCAGTCGCGCTTCATCGAGCACGCCATCGCCGACGTCAAGAAGGACGCGGTGATCGGTGGCCTGCTGGCGATCCTGATCATCTTCCTGTTCCTGCGTGATGGCTGGAGCACCTTCGTGATCAGCCTGTCGCTGCCGGTCTCGATCATCGCCACGTTCTTCTTCATGGGCCAGCTGGGGCTGAGCTTGAACGTGATGTCGCTGGGCGGCTTGGCGCTGGCCACCGGCCTGGTGGTGGACGACTCGATCGTGGTGCTGGAAAGCATCGCCAAGGCGCGCGAGCGCGGCCTGGGCATCCTGCAGGCGGCCATCGCCGGTACCCGCGAAGTGAGCATGGCCGTGGTCGCCTCGACCCTGACCACCATCGCGGTGTTCCTGCCGCTGGTGTTCGTCGACGGCATCGCCGGCCAGCTGTTCCGCGACCAGGCGTTGACCGTGGCGATCGCCATCGCGATCTCGCTGCTGGTGTCGATGACGCTGATCCCGATGTTGAGCTCGCTGAAGGGACGGCCACCGCTGGCGTTCCCGGAAGAGGCACCGAATGAACCGTGGCAGCCGCAGAACCGCTGGCAGAAGCCGGTCGCGCTGGGCCGCCGTGGCGTCGTCGCGACCGTGCGCTGGGGCTTCTATGCGCTGGCCTGGCTGGTGGTACGCCTGTGGCGCGGCGTGGTGGCGGTGGTCGGCCCGGTGATGCGCAAGGCCAGCGATCTGGCGATGAAGCCCTACGCGGGTGCCGAGCGCGGCTATCTGCGCCTGCTGCCGAGCGCGCTGGCCCACCCGGGCAAGGTGCTGGGCGTGGCCACGATCATCTTCGTGGCGACCATGGCGCTGGTGCCGATGCTCGGTGCCGACCTGATTCCGCAGCTGGCGCAGGACCGTTTCGAAATGACGGTGAAGCTGCCGGCCGGCACGCCGCTGAAGCAGACCGATGCGCTGGTGCGCGAACTGCAGCTGGCACACGGCAAGGGCGAGGGTGTGGCATCGCTGTACGGCGTCAGTGGCAGTGGTACCCGGCTGGATGCGAGCCCGACCGAAAGCGGCGAGAACATCGGCAAGCTGACCGTGGTGATGGAAGGCGGCGGCAACGCACGTACCGAAGCGGCCATCACCGAACGCCTGCGCGGCACCATGGGCCAGCATCCGGGCGCCCAGGTCGATTTCGCACGGCCGGCGTTGTTCAGCTTCTCCACGCCGCTGGAAATCGAACTGCGCGGGCAGGACATGGCGACCCTGGAAGTGGCCGGCCAGCGCCTGGCGGCGATGCTGCGCGGCAATGCGCACTACGCCGACGTGAAGTCGACAGTGGAAGAGGGTTTCCCGGAAATCCAGATCCGCTTCGACCAGGAACGTGCCGGTGCGCTGGGCCTGACCACCCGCCAGATCGCCGATGTGGTGGTGAAGAAGGTGCGCGGCGACGTCGCCACCCGCTACAGCTTCCGCGACCGCAAGATCGACGTGCTGGTGCGGGCGCAGGAAGGTGATCGCGCCAGCGTGGAGAGCATCCGTCGGCTGATCGTCAACCCGGGCAGCACGCGCCCGGTCACCCTGGACGCGGTGGCCGATGTGGTCGCCACCACCGGTCCGAGCGAGATCCATCGTGCCGATCAGACACGCGTGGCAGTGGTGTCGGCCAACCTGCGCGACATCGATCTCGGCGCGGCCATGCGCGAAGTGCAGCAGATGGTGGCCGAGCAGCCGCTGGGTGCGGGCGTTGGCCTGCATATCGGCGGCCAGGGCGAGGAGCTGGCACAGGCGGCGAAGTCGCTGATCTTCGCCTTCGGCCTGGCGATCTTCCTGGTCTACCTGGTGATGGCTTCGCAGTTCGAGTCGCTGCTGCATCCGTTCGTGATCCTGTTCACCATCCCGCTGGCGCTGGTCGGTGCGATCCTGGCGCTGATGCTGACCGGCAAGCCGATTTCGGTGGTGGTGTTCATCGGCCTGATCCTGCTGGTCGGCCTGGTCACCAAGAACGCGATCATCCTGATCGACAAGGTCAACCAGCTGCGCGAGGCCGGCGTGGCCAAGCACGAGGCACTCGTGGAGGGGGCGCGCTCGCGCCTGCGGCCGATCATCATGACCACCCTGTGCACGCTGTTCGGCTTCCTGCCGCTGGCGGTGGCGATGGGAGAGGGTGCCGAAGTACGCGCGCCGATGGCGATCACCGTGATCGGCGGCCTGCTGGTATCGACCCTGCTGACCCTGCTGGTGATCCCGGTGGTGTACGACCTGATGGATCGTCGCGGTGATGCGTACTACCGTGAACGCGGCCGCAAGCACGCAGGTGAGATCGAGCCGGGTGCCGCCGGCAGCGCGGCGGGTGCGGAGGAACCGGCATGAGCGTTGCCGAGTTCTCCATCCGCCGTCCGGTCACCACCATCATGTGCTTCGTGTCGCTGGTGGTGATCGGCCTGATCGCTTCGTTCCGGTTGCCGCTGGAAGCGCTGCCGGACATCTCCGCGCCGTTCCTGTTCGTGCAGATCCCGTACACCGGTTCGACCCCGGAGGAAGTGGAGCGGACCATCATCCGCCCGGTCGAGGAGTCGCTGGCGACGATGACCGGGATCAAGCGCATGCGCTCGTCGGCGACCTCCGAAGCGGCGCTGATCTACATCGAGTTCAGCGACTGGGACCGTGATATCGCCATCGCCGCCTCCGATGCCCGCGAGCGCATCGATGCGATCCGCAGCGACCTGCCCGACGACCTGCAGCGCTACAACGTGTTCAAGTGGTCCAGCAGCGACCAGCCGGTCCTGAAGGTGCGCCTGGCCAGTACCACCGACCTGACCACCGCCTATGACATGCTTGACCGCGAGTTCAAGCGGCGCATCGAGCGTATTCCGGGCGTGGCGCGCGTCGATATCACCGGCGCGCCGCCGAACGAGGTGGAGATTGCCATCGATCCGAACCGGCTCAACGCGCACGGGCTGAGCATCAACGAGCTGAGCGAGCGCCTGCGCACGCTGAACTTCTCGATCTCGGCCGGGCAGATCGATGACAACGGCCAGCGCGTGCGCGTGCAGCCGGTGGGCGAGATCACCGACCTGCAGGAGATGCGTGACCTGGTGATCAACGCCAAGGGCCTGCGTCTGGGCGACATTGCCGATGTTCGGCTGAAGCCGGCGCGCATGAACTACGGGCGCCGCCTGGACGGCAACCCGGCGGTCGGCCTGGACATCTTCAAGGAGCGCAGCGCCAACCTGGTGGAGGTCTCGCGTGCCGCGCTGGCCGAGGTCGAATCGATCCGCGCCGAGGCGTCGATGCGCGACGTTCAGATCAAGGTGATCGACAACCAGGGCAAGGCGGTGACGTCATCGCTGCTGGAGCTGGCCGAGGCCGGTGCCGTCGGCCTGATCCTGTCGATCACGGTGCTGTTCTTCTTCCTGCGCCATTGGCCGTCCACGCTGATGGTGACGCTGGCGATCCCGATCTGCTTCACCATCACCCTGGGTTTCATGTACTTCGTCGGTGTGACGCTGAACATCCTGACCATGATGGGCCTGCTGCTGGCGGTGGGCATGCTGGTCGACAACGCCGTGGTGGTGGTGGAGAGCATCTACCAGGAACGCGAGCGCATGCCCGGGCAGCCGCGGCTGGCTTCGATCATCGGCACCCGCAACGTGGCCATCGCGCTCAGCGCGGGCACGTTGTGCCACTGCATCGTGTTCGTGCCGAACCTGTTCGGCGAGACCAACAACATCAGCATCTTCATGTCGCAGATCGCGATCACCATCTCGGTCTCGCTGCTGGCTTCGTGGCTGGTCGCGGTCAGCCTGATCCCGATGCTGTCCGCGCGCATGGCCACGCCCAAGCTGGTGCACTCGCAGACCGGCATGATCGCCCGGCTGCAGCGCCGCTATGCCACGCTGCTGGACTGGTCGCTGCACCATCGCGGCTGGAGCCTGCTCGGCATCGTGCTGGTGGTGCTGGTCAGCCTGGTGCCGATGAAGCTGACCAAGATCGACATGTTCGGCGGTGATGGCGGCAAGGACATCTTCATCGGCTACATGTGGAAGGGCGCCTACACCTATCGGCAGATGTCCGATGAAGTGGCACGGGTGGAGAACTGGATCGACCAGAACCGCGAGCGCCTGCATGTGAAGCAGGTCTACTCCTGGTACAGCGAGCAGGAAGGCAGCTCGACCGTGGTCACCCTGGACGAGAAGTACGCCAAGGACATCAAGGCGCTGCAGGAAGAACTGCGCAAGGGCCTGCCCAAGTCCGCCCGCACCGACTACTTCGTCGGCAACCAGGGCGGCGACGGTGGCGGCGGTGGCAACCAGGGCGTGCAGGTGCAGCTGGTCGGCGACTCAAGTTCGATGCTGCAGGAGATCGGCCAGGAAGTGGTGCCGCTGCTGGCCCAGCGCGCCGAGCTGCGCGACGTGCGCATCGACAACGGCGAGAAGGGCGGAGAACTGAAGGTGCGCGTCGATCGCGAGCGTGCCGCGGCATTCGGCTTCAATGCCGAGCAGGTGGCCAGCTTCGTCGGCCTGGCGCTGCGTGGCGCACCGATGCGCGAGTTCCGCCGCGGCGACAACGAGGTGCCGGTGTGGGTGCGCTTCGCCGGTGCCGAGCAGAGCAGCCCGGAAGACCTGGCCGGCTTCAGCGTGCGTACCGGTGATGGCCGCAGCGTGCCGCTGCTGAGCCTGGTCACCGTCGATGTCGGTTCGTCCGCCACCCAGATCGGCCGCACCAACCGCCAGACCACGCTGACCATCAAGGCCAACCTGGCCGAGAAGGTCACCGCGCCGGATGGCCGCAAGGCGATGGAAGCGGTGCTCAAGCCGATGAACTTCCCGGCCGGCTACGGCTTCACCTTCGACGGCGGCGACTACGGCAACGACGACGAGGCGATGCAGCAGATGGTGTTCAACCTGCTCATCGCGCTGGTGATGATCTACGTGGTGATGGCGGCGGTGTTCGAATCGCTGCTGTTCCCGGCGGCGATCATGAGCGGCGTGCTGTTCTCGATCTTCGGCGTGTTCTGGCTGTTCTGGATCACCGGCACCTCGTTCGGAATCATGTCCTTCATCGGCATCCTGGTGCTGATGGGCGTGGTGGTGAACAACGGCATCGTGATGATCGAGCACATCAACAACCTGCGGCGCGGCGGCATGGGCCGCACCCAGGCGCTGGTGGAAGGCTCACGCGAGCGCCTGCGCCCGATCATGATGACCATGGGCACGGCGATCCTGGCGATGGTGCCGATCTCGCTGACCAATACGCAGATGTTCGGCAATGGCCCGGAGTACGCGCCGATGGCGCGCGCGATCGCCGGAGGCCTGGCGTTCTCGACCGTGGTCAGCCTGCTGTTCCTGCCGACGATCTACGCGGTGCTGGACGACCTGCGCAGTGCGGTTACGCGACTGATTCGGCGTGCGCGCGGTCTGGAGGTCGTGGCGGGTACCCCGGTGTAGGGGTCGAGCTTGCTCGACCGCAAGCAGCGGCAACGTGTTGTGGTGTGGGGGAGGCCGGTCGTAGTGGGGCGGCCTCCCCCTTTTTTTCTGGCTCCGCCAACCAGGGTTGGCACCTGCCAGAGCGCAGTCGAGCATGGCTCGACGCGGCACAACGCAATCAGCCGGCGACCTTGCCCCAAACCTTGAAGGTGGTCAGCCACAGGCCGAGCATGCTGCCGATGTTGGTCAGCATGAAGGTGAGTACCACCCGGGTGACGCGGTTGCGGTACCAGCCCTTCAG from the Stenotrophomonas maltophilia genome contains:
- a CDS encoding efflux RND transporter periplasmic adaptor subunit, which encodes MSHPTFLSGRRSGICAAALLISTSLLLGGCAAGPNSEAKAAETKEEKKVDAVPVEVAVASHRAVAASYTGTAALEPRAESQVVAKTSGVALAVLVEEGQRVTAGQPLVRLDPDRARLAVAQSEAQMRKLENNYQRAQKLVGQQMVSAADVDQLRFDLENVRAQYRLATLELSYTTVVAPISGVIASRSIKTGNFVQINTPIFRIVDNSRLEATLNVPERELATLRAGQPVTLVADALPGQSFTGTVDRIAPVVDSGSGTFRVVSAFDGAAHALQPGMFGRIRIDYDQRADALVVPRLSLLDDGEPAVFRVREGKVARVPVKLGYAEGPWVEIRDGLAAGDQVVTAGKVALRDGTAVQVIADPKAKAKTVAASATPADKAGSKQ
- a CDS encoding efflux RND transporter permease subunit, yielding MTAPGHDHGASPASDGAAAGLRGGLVEFATRRRVTIAMCTVTLLLFGLIALGNLKVNLLPDLSYPTLTVRTEYTGSAPTEIETLITQPVEEAVGVVKNLRKLKSVSRTGQSDVVLEFAWGTNMDQASLEVRDKMEALNLPLEAKAPVLLRFNPSTEPIMRLVLSSKTAPASDADAIRELTGLRRYADEDLKKKLEPVSGVAAVKVGGGLEDEIQVDIDQQKLAQLNLPIDTVIKRLKDENINISGGRLEEGSQRFLVRTVNQFADLEEIRNLLVTTQGSNGSAADSALQQMFNIAASTGSAAAIAAASAAQSASSGGGSSVIANGVPVRLKDVATVRQGYKEREAVIRLGGKESVELAIYKEGDANTVSTAEALRKRLEQIKGTFPADVEMTTIEDQSRFIEHAIADVKKDAVIGGLLAILIIFLFLRDGWSTFVISLSLPVSIIATFFFMGQLGLSLNVMSLGGLALATGLVVDDSIVVLESIAKARERGLGILQAAIAGTREVSMAVVASTLTTIAVFLPLVFVDGIAGQLFRDQALTVAIAIAISLLVSMTLIPMLSSLKGRPPLAFPEEAPNEPWQPQNRWQKPVALGRRGVVATVRWGFYALAWLVVRLWRGVVAVVGPVMRKASDLAMKPYAGAERGYLRLLPSALAHPGKVLGVATIIFVATMALVPMLGADLIPQLAQDRFEMTVKLPAGTPLKQTDALVRELQLAHGKGEGVASLYGVSGSGTRLDASPTESGENIGKLTVVMEGGGNARTEAAITERLRGTMGQHPGAQVDFARPALFSFSTPLEIELRGQDMATLEVAGQRLAAMLRGNAHYADVKSTVEEGFPEIQIRFDQERAGALGLTTRQIADVVVKKVRGDVATRYSFRDRKIDVLVRAQEGDRASVESIRRLIVNPGSTRPVTLDAVADVVATTGPSEIHRADQTRVAVVSANLRDIDLGAAMREVQQMVAEQPLGAGVGLHIGGQGEELAQAAKSLIFAFGLAIFLVYLVMASQFESLLHPFVILFTIPLALVGAILALMLTGKPISVVVFIGLILLVGLVTKNAIILIDKVNQLREAGVAKHEALVEGARSRLRPIIMTTLCTLFGFLPLAVAMGEGAEVRAPMAITVIGGLLVSTLLTLLVIPVVYDLMDRRGDAYYRERGRKHAGEIEPGAAGSAAGAEEPA
- a CDS encoding efflux RND transporter permease subunit; this translates as MSVAEFSIRRPVTTIMCFVSLVVIGLIASFRLPLEALPDISAPFLFVQIPYTGSTPEEVERTIIRPVEESLATMTGIKRMRSSATSEAALIYIEFSDWDRDIAIAASDARERIDAIRSDLPDDLQRYNVFKWSSSDQPVLKVRLASTTDLTTAYDMLDREFKRRIERIPGVARVDITGAPPNEVEIAIDPNRLNAHGLSINELSERLRTLNFSISAGQIDDNGQRVRVQPVGEITDLQEMRDLVINAKGLRLGDIADVRLKPARMNYGRRLDGNPAVGLDIFKERSANLVEVSRAALAEVESIRAEASMRDVQIKVIDNQGKAVTSSLLELAEAGAVGLILSITVLFFFLRHWPSTLMVTLAIPICFTITLGFMYFVGVTLNILTMMGLLLAVGMLVDNAVVVVESIYQERERMPGQPRLASIIGTRNVAIALSAGTLCHCIVFVPNLFGETNNISIFMSQIAITISVSLLASWLVAVSLIPMLSARMATPKLVHSQTGMIARLQRRYATLLDWSLHHRGWSLLGIVLVVLVSLVPMKLTKIDMFGGDGGKDIFIGYMWKGAYTYRQMSDEVARVENWIDQNRERLHVKQVYSWYSEQEGSSTVVTLDEKYAKDIKALQEELRKGLPKSARTDYFVGNQGGDGGGGGNQGVQVQLVGDSSSMLQEIGQEVVPLLAQRAELRDVRIDNGEKGGELKVRVDRERAAAFGFNAEQVASFVGLALRGAPMREFRRGDNEVPVWVRFAGAEQSSPEDLAGFSVRTGDGRSVPLLSLVTVDVGSSATQIGRTNRQTTLTIKANLAEKVTAPDGRKAMEAVLKPMNFPAGYGFTFDGGDYGNDDEAMQQMVFNLLIALVMIYVVMAAVFESLLFPAAIMSGVLFSIFGVFWLFWITGTSFGIMSFIGILVLMGVVVNNGIVMIEHINNLRRGGMGRTQALVEGSRERLRPIMMTMGTAILAMVPISLTNTQMFGNGPEYAPMARAIAGGLAFSTVVSLLFLPTIYAVLDDLRSAVTRLIRRARGLEVVAGTPV